The window TCCCAGAGCCTCAGAGGCCAGTGACCCGGTTACTGGGCCTGGGAGTTAACAAACTGCTTTGCCTCTCAACTCTACCCCTACCCCCACTCCCAttttctgtgtgaccttgagcaaaacacttaacctctctgagcctctgattccttgtctgtaaaacaaGGGATAATTGTACCTCCTCTAGAGGGCTGCTGGGGGGACTAGATGGAATAATGATGTAAGGTctctagcatagtgcctggcacagaatatcAATTCAATCAACAGTCACTGTTGTTAGGGTTGTTCCTTTGCCATTTCCATAAACACGTATTGAGTGCCTAATACTACAAAGCACCATACCAGGTACTACATCCATTAAGAATGTTAATAATTAATCACGCTCGTTTGCCATTAATTTTAAGTTTCCATTTTATTAGCGTCAGGTGGTTTTACCAATGGCCTCCCTTTCCTTCATGCTTTCactaaaaaaagaacaacagtAATGATTGTATGTCATGCTTTTCTGTGATGAGCCTTGATGTTTTCAACAGAATTTGATAGTTTGAGacataaaaatttttgaaaaaccaACTCACGTTtccacaaaaaaagtgaaaaggagaGCTGGATTCCAGCCCCACCACCCCAGCAAAATGAGAAATCACCCTTGCTGTGAGTCAGTCCCTCTCCACCCTCTCCACCCTCTCCACCCTCTCTACTCTAACCACCCTCTCCACCCTCTCCATCCTATCTACCAAATACCATATGGATATCTCATGCATGGCAGCCCAGATTGGGTGGGCCTGGCCCTCACGGGTCGCATATGCTTCTTTGCTGCCTGTGCTTAAGAACCATGCTAAGAACAGACCTGAGCCCCTGGGCTCTCAGCAGCGCATGTGCCAGGGAGCTGTGGGTGTGGAAGCAGCAGGAAAAACAGCTGTGCCAGgtcagggaggggaagggacagAGAACGAGGGGCAAGGAAAGAGTTCCAAGCTCCTCGGCCACCGGCCACCATATGCTCATGGCCTCCTCCCCgggtctcagtttccctatctgtaaaatgaaggtcaTCAGGCCAggagtggcacactcctgtaatccaaacactttggcaggctgaggtgggaggatcacttgagcccaggagtttgaggctacagtgagctgcgatcgtgccattgcactccagcctgggtgacagaggaagacactgtctcaaaaaagaaaagggagaggagggggaggggaggggagaggagaggaaaggacacAGAGGTAATTCAAGCCTTTCCAGCTTGAAAAGGAATCAAATGTGACAAAGAGGACAGATGTTTATGAACTGTACAGAACTGGCTtggagaaaatgttttgaaaaaggccaaaacagaagaaaatgtgaaagaGCCTTAAAATGTTCTAGCCCAGGGGCCTGGAGGCAGGGGTGCTGTTGGAACTGGGGTGGATGGATGGGGGAGATCAGGGGAGCAGAGCCAAGATTCCCTCTAGAGTTAAGGGCAGATGGAAAGTGGTACTTGGAGAAATGCACGGCCACAGGAAGGCAAACTCAGGGTCTGCCTGATCCgtgtaaacaaaaattaaacctAATCTTATGATCTAGTGACTCATAAGAACAGTCACCCACAGCTACCTAGTTGTGCAAATGTTCACAATATTATGTTCATGCTAATATACAAATGTTCACAATATTATGCAAATGTTCACAATAATATGCAACACTTAATTTggcaaactcccaggctcaagcgatcctcccacctcagcctcctcgggCACTGGGACTAAAAGATGtacaccaccaggcctgactaattacaaaacctttttttttttagagacactatgttgccaggctggccttgaactcctgggcccaagcaatcctcctgcttcagtctggcaaagtgtttggattacaaaTAACCTACTACTTGCCAAGTTCCTTtctaagtgtttttgttttgttttgttaatttttaaaaagagacagggtctcactatgttgcccaggctggtctcaatcgcCTGGGCcaaagagatcctcccacctcgccctcccaaagtgctgcggattacaggtgtgagccaccacgcccggcccctttctAAGTGTTTTACACATACTGGTTCATCTATAGCCCTTCAACAATCCAATGAGGAAGGTactatttttatctctattttacagacaaggaaatggaggcctagagaggttaagtgacttgcccaggatcaCATAGCTAGTATGTGGCAATGCCAGGCTCAAATGCAGACAGTCTGGCTGCAGAGTCCACACGGATAAGCACCTACTAAGATGCCCCTTTGAAAAGAGccgctgtgtgaccttcagcGTGAGCTGCCTTCTCTCAGGGGAGAGTGTGGGGTCACAGCCACATCCACTACAATGGAGGTTATCGTCCTCTTCTCATTGAGGAGGAAACAggagctcagaaaggttaagccaCTTACCCCAAGCCACACAGCAGGTGAGAAACAGACCCTGGACCCACTCACCCCAGTCCATGCTCCTTCCCTGACCCCACAGCTGTCTGCACCCAACTGAACTGGCCCAGTATGCGGGAAGGGCCGTGAGCCAGGAGGCAAGGTCATGCCTGCCTCTGTCGCCCACTCATGCCATGCCCTCTGAgggactcagtttcccctccCGCACAATGCAAGAGCTGGACACACTGAATGTGAAGAGCACCTTCCAGCTTGGTATCCTGGCTCCCACGCCCTCCCCTCACTCTGGATCAGGGCCCCCAGTCAGGATCCTTCCCCAGAATCCAGACCTGGCCGTACCTGATGAAGAGTGTGCACAGGAGGAAGATGATGAGGCCCACAATGCTCGGGGCATCCCACCACTGGGTCTCATAGCCCTCGGGGCCTGCCACGACCGTCTCATTGCCCAGCTGGGTTGGCAAGTGGGGATTGCATTTCTGTTCTGGAGATGGGAGCACAATCACCCTCAGCCCATGCAGGCCAGGCCTAGGTAGCCAAGTGGCCCTGAGGGTTGTTAGAGAGCCATCCCTAATAGACAGACAGATACACGGCCAACCACTCAAGTCCCAGCAACAGAGTGCTCAGCAGCCACAAGGGCAGAGAGACAACTCAGGAACAGACGGGGCCCTCCCACCTCATGGGAGGACTGAGTCTCGGAACGGGCTGGAACAGGGATGTCCCTGTCACCTGTGAGGGTCTCCAGCCCCACAGTAGGCTGACACTGACCCGGGAACGAGGCCAGGCCTCCTTGAGCCTGGGCCCATACTTACCAGGGACACTGGATAGGGCTGACCAGGTGACAAACATGGCGTAGAGGGTGATGACGGAGGCCTGCAGCAGACCCGAGTTGGGCTGGGCATCCTGGCAAGAGCCATTCACTGGTAAGACCCCTGCCAGACCAGagacaccccaccccacccagcccactCACACCAGCCAAGGGACCTCAGAAACTCCCACCCGCCGAGGATACCCCAGCACACCCCACTTAGGGAAAACACCAACCAGGCCACCTACCACCCACCTCACTAACCAAAGGCTGAGTCCTAATTCTTCTTTCTCTTAACACCCCTCAGATTACTGCCCTCCTCCcctgctgaaaccccatctcatcACACTGAATTCctttatctccacctggcccgcTGCCCCACTCCTCCCTGCTCTCTGTCTGGAGAGCCTGCCCAGCCTCTCCCACTGCAAGGCCTTTGCCCTCGCTGTGCCCTCCCTCTGACATGTTCCTTCCCAGCATCTCCGCACACGCAGCCCCTCTTCAGTATTCAGACAGGACCCCCTCGGAGCCCTGGGAACCTGACTACGGCAGCCCTGCGCCTGCCAGCCACCTACCTTTCAGCCCACACCCTCTGTCATGTTCCACATCGCACATATTACCCAAAATCACCTCACTGGGCCTAGCCCCCTGTGGCCTGTCCTTCCCCACCCCGCACCACACATGCACGTAAAAACATGAACCTAAACTCTGTGATTAAGAGTACAGGCAgctaggcatggcggctcatgcctgtaatcccagtgcttttggaggctgaggcgggcagatggtttgaagtcagaagttcaagaccagcctggccaacatggcaagaccctgtctctactaaaaatacaaaaattagctgggtgtggtggtggctgcctgtaatcccagctactcgggaggctgaggcagaagaattgcttgaacctgggaggtgaaggttggttgcagtaagctgagatcacaccactgcactccagcctaagtgacagagcaagattctgtctcaaaaaaacaaaaacaaaaacaattttaggctgggtgtggtggctcatgcctgtaatcccagcactttgggaggctgaggtgggcagatcactggttacttgggaggctgaagcacaagaatcgcttgaacccaggaggcagagcttgtagtgagccaagattacaccactgcactccagcctgggcaacagagccagaccctgtctcaaaaaaaaaaaaaaaaaaaaaaaaagaaagaaagaaaaaagaaaaccagagcacagactctggagccagcctGCCAGGGTTCGAATCCCAGCTCCCCATGTGACCTTGGCTAGGCCTCTTCTCTaagccttcatttcctcatctgtaaagtgaggatgaGGATGGTGTGAGGATCAAATAACATGTCCGAGGCCACTAACTACTGGCTATCATCATtattcctcctccccttcctcacaGCCATATCCCCAACATCTAGAAGAGGGCTTGGTACACAGGAAGTGCTCAAGAGGTATTTGCTGGATAATTACTGATTGCTGTGTGACCTGAGACACAGACTTCACCTTCTCTGGGCTTCAACTTTTCTTACTGGGAAATGAGGCTCTGACCAGAAGGGAGGTTCCCAGCCTTTCTGCTAAGGACCCCTGAAGACTCCCTAAGCCCCTGAAGCCGCTGGTGTGCTGAGATCTCAAACCGCAAAGCACCGCTGGACTCAGAAGGGGCAAGCGGTACTTTCTGAAGAACATGCAGCTCCTCTGGGAGCTCCTGCCCATTATTCCAGATGGTCTTGGATTGGGAATGTGAAACTGCACCTTCCTACACTACTTCCAGAGTGTCTAGGAATCACCGCTCAGGGACTCCCCCTAATGTTCTACTGATTTGCATAAAAACAAAGATGACAAcaataataactacaataataGCTAATGTCTGAGGGAAAtctacaggccaggcatggagtGTTTACAAATAGGATCTCAATCCTGAGAATAACTCCAGCAGTAGgtcttattatctccatttaatatttgagaggcagagagaggttggGGCATCTCCTAAAGACACGCAGCATGAAGCCGTGAGAGCCCGACTGTAACCTGGGGACGCTGACCTGGAAGCCCACACGCTCGGGCCGAGCCTCTGTGATGACAGCCCCAGGACCCAGGTTCCTGCAAGAAGTCCCACCCACTAAGGGGCCGGGCCTCAGGCCGGGGAGGGACAGGCAGGCTCACCTGCACCTTGGGCAGGACAGCAGCGATGGACACGCAGACACAGAAGGTGAGGTTGAGGCTGATGAAGACCTTGCCCTCGTGGCAGCCGCCGGGCTCAGTGTAGTAGATGAACATCAGCGCCACGGCCGCGATCGACAGCAAGTAGAAGAGGAGAGTGAAGAAGAAGAGGCCTGGCCACAGGGGTAGTGAGAGGGTAGGCagggggtgaggcaggaggaatagGGACCCCTACACCCTCGAGGGACCCTGTGGGCAGCTCTCCCCCTCTCCAGCTCTCGGTTTCCCCACTTGAAGAATGACGTCACTGCCTTTCACCAACACCTTTGTGAGTCATTGCCCCACCCTCAGCTAACATGATTCACTTGCTACCTTGTAATAAGGGAATTGTAACAATAAatacaatgaactcaaaacaGTCTTGCAAAAACTGAACGAGGTACAGGCTGTTGACCTGCCCTCCCTGTCCGAGAGAGACGGGCAAGTTTACGGAGGTGTGAAAACCAAACAGCACCCAGGTGAGCCTTTCTCCTCGTTGTGTTCAGAACTGAAAGAACCAGGGACTCACCCTGCTACTGGGGTTTCAGGGACCAGGTGTCACTTGAAGTTCAGCCTGGGCACCACCAAAAGGGCTTCACACACTACTGGCTGTGTGTGGCCCACCCGGCAGGAACCCCCAAACAAGACCCCTCGAAGGCCTCTCCAGGTCAGCTCTCCTCGGATCCCCCGGAAGACACCCCAGGATCAGCTggcacccccatctccctgggacaatTGGAATCTTGCCCTAAGGCAGTGGCTGCTAGAGATGCCCCCCAGTTTTATCTAGCTTCAGGGACCCTCGATTTCTCAGGCAGCCCCAGCCCCGCCCAGGCTCGAGTCCCCACACGGAGGCAGGGTGGCAGCACTGACCTGCATACCAGGCGCGGGAATCGCACTCCTCGGCCTTGCCCAGCCACCGCTGGTTCCAGGAGTGCGCAAAGTCGATGAGCAGCACCAGCTGGATGAGGATGAAGAGGAAGGAGCCCACGACGCCAAAGTAGAACCAGactgggtggggagaggggagtgagGCGAGGAGGGTCCCTCTCTCACATCTACTCGTTCAACAAGCGTTTTCCGCTACGCCCTGCACCAGGGACACTGAGAAGAAcagagtccctgccctcagggagccccCAGCTACACACAGAGGGCAGGATATGGGTCGGGGCAAGGCAGCTCCCCCAACCCCTGGGTTGCACAAAGGCCGTGTGACCAAGCACCACAGTGCTGTCTCATGGGTGGGGAGCGAGGACCCAGCCAGCAGCCTGGGGTCTGTGTGCCCCAACAAAGAGCAGCCCCACCATGTTCCTCTAACCTGctgccccacctccctccccacagccccccaTGCCTCCTGCCAAGTCCACCTACTGTTGGTGAAGGAGCCATCAGGGATGTAGAAGGCACCCACGGTGAGGCCCACCAGGATCAGGAACTTAAAGAACCAAAACCTATGGAAGCGGTGGGGGAATGCACAAGGAAGCTGAGTGCAGGCAGGGAAACTGGAAGCCAGACTGGGCCTGGCCCCAGAGCCCCCACCCACAAAGAGCAGGTGCTGGGAGGGGTGAGCGTGGGCTTTCTGGTGGTCTGCTGGGCACAGGAAGTCTCTCCTGGCCCTGGAAAAAACCCTAAGGGGCAGGAGGAAGGACCAAGCAGTGGTGAGGGTGGTCACCCAGGTCCAGCCCCAGCTGCGTCACTGAAGTGCTGCGGGGCCTGAGGCTTGCTGCCACCCTTTCTGAGCCTTACTCTTCATCTGAGAAATGGATATAACTCAGAGCTGTTCTCCATGCTGTGCCCCCCCGTGGCTCCTGAGTCTGGGGTAGGGTCTGCAGATCCCTGGACGGGCAGAGGAGCGGGCAAGGCACTGGGGGAAGGTCCCAGGGTGCAGGCAGGGACCCCTCTCTCACCCATTCTGGATGGCAGCCCGGGGGTCCCGGCTGCTGTTCACGCAGAGCATGAGCAGcgtgaagaagaagaagaaggctgCCGTGGCGAAGCACATGCGGTAGACAGCGCGGTAGCCAAGCAGGGAGCCACAGTCGATGTGGCCCTGCAGGATGGTGGGGATCCCGGCCCCCTCCTCACACACCCAGGGCAGCTGTGGAGACAGACAGAGCAGCATCAAAGCCCCACCCCACACAGAACCCTGGCAGCTCCCTTTATAAACCAGAGCCCTGGTCTCCCAAGGCCGGCCAGGAAAGAGGCTCTCCCAGCAGGGGCTGGACCAGGCAGGAGGGGAGCCCCTCACCTCTGTCTCCACTGCCTCCACCTCCATTCCTAGTCCTCTCTGGGGCGGAAGCCCTGGGAGGGAGCTCCCCAGTTACATCTTGTTATTGTTCACTTCCCACAGCCTCAGTAACTATTGCACTGTCTAAAGCAGGGGTTCCCAAAGTGTTCTCCACCCACCACCTACATCAGAACCACCTGAGATGCTTGGGAAAACAGAGATTCTGTGGCCCCTCTCCCATGGAATAGAGCCTCAAGGTGGggtctgagaatctgcatttctacaaACTCCCCAGGGAATCTCGTTTTCTTACACACTAAAATGTGTATAAGGCACCTACGGTGATGCCCACATCCCCCTGGGTCTGTGCTAGGCTGTAAAACACTGAGATGAAGGGAAGAGTTAGGAGCCCCAACCTGGGCTTGAGCACTAAGAGGGAGAAGAGCATCCCCTAGGCCAGTGTCCAGGGGGGCAATAATGATTAATAAGATTTTCCAAGGAGACTGTGGCCTAGGAGAAAGAAGAATCCCCCCAAGAGGCTCAAGCCCTCCTCCCCTCATTTCCAACCTCAGATCATCAGTGCACCCAAACACCCTGCCTCCCCTTCCGGATGAGCTGTGACCCCAAGCCTGGGCCCTCTATCCTGGAGCCACTGAGGCCCCTCACTGGAGGCTGCCCTGCCTCCCCTGGGGCGCTCACCTTGTAGAGCTGACTCTCCACGCCCGGGCTCAGCATAATGATGGACACCAGCACCCCCAGGAAGAGGAAGAACGTGAAGATGAGGCGGCTCACGGTGGAGTTGCGGCTGGCGGGGCAGCAGCTGCACAGGATGCAGGGGGCAGAGCCGCAGAGGCAGGACGCCTGCGGGATGGCACTGttactctcccctctcctcttcacCGCCCAAGCTCGCACCTCTCACCACCTGCCCAGAGGTCGGCGCATCTGTGCTGTGCTAGGCAGGAGCACACTGTTCCCCAGACACCAGCCCATTGAACTTTCAGGTCCGAGAGGGAGGCTGAGTCATATAGGACTACACAGCCAGTAACCACAGCACCCAGATTCAAACCTGGGTCTATCTCAAGTGATACTGTGGCTTGAAAGAGAGAGCCAGCCGAGGTCACACTGTTTCTTACTTACAGGGAGGGAGagtagtctaaaaaaaaaaatcacaacgcCAGCTGTCACCGATTACCTCTGTGACCTTATACAACTCACTCaccctctctgtacctcagtgtCCTCTATCTGTAACAGAGCGGTATGTACTCCTCACAAATCAGTTGTGAGAGTGAAACAGAAATTCCAAATTGTAGCCCCCTTGGGCTCCCTTTCCCCTTCACCGCTTAATTTTTCCCCGCGGGACTTCCTGCTGTCAGCGAGGCTTTATGTTTTGTCAGCCTCCGCTTTCCAGCAGGGCAGGAATTTTTGCGTTTTGTTCATTGTGGTATTCCTAGAAATTGGAACAGTGCCTGTCACACAGCAGGAGCTTACAGGCTGTCTGTTGAAGGAATATGAAGTGTTTAGCATAGTACCAGCCAAATGTTAAGACCTCAGAAAACAGCAAGTGCATAATACACATCAGCTGGATGAACAGAATGATTTTCGGCTCTGAGGTTATGCCAGCACTAGACAGCAGGTGGCGGTCTAACCCTTTCCCTCTCCGGGGTCCTCTGCCCCAGTCGCGGTCGGCCCTTCCCCTGGGCTGGCTGCAATCATTCAAGGGCTGGTGGTGACACAGTATGACACACCTGAAAAGGAGACTCACCCTCCTGGGAGCCCAGTCTACAGCCCAACCTTTAAGGAAACAGGCCCCACATCCAGATACCTCTGG of the Symphalangus syndactylus isolate Jambi chromosome 12, NHGRI_mSymSyn1-v2.1_pri, whole genome shotgun sequence genome contains:
- the SERINC2 gene encoding serine incorporator 2 isoform X3, which codes for MGACLGACSLLSCASCLCGSAPCILCSCCPASRNSTVSRLIFTFFLFLGVLVSIIMLSPGVESQLYKLPWVCEEGAGIPTILQGHIDCGSLLGYRAVYRMCFATAAFFFFFTLLMLCVNSSRDPRAAIQNGFWFFKFLILVGLTVGAFYIPDGSFTNIWFYFGVVGSFLFILIQLVLLIDFAHSWNQRWLGKAEECDSRAWYAGLFFFTLLFYLLSIAAVALMFIYYTEPGGCHEGKVFISLNLTFCVCVSIAAVLPKVQDAQPNSGLLQASVITLYAMFVTWSALSSVPEQKCNPHLPTQLGNETVVAGPEGYETQWWDAPSIVGLIIFLLCTLFISVRSSDHRQVNSLMQTEECPPMLDATQQQQQVAACEGRAFDNEQDGVTYSYSFFHFCLVLASLHVMMTLTNWYKPGETRKMISTWTAVWVKICASWAGLLLYLWTLVAPLLLRNRDFS
- the SERINC2 gene encoding serine incorporator 2 isoform X1, encoding MANSSSLRSQSGLQILDMRSMRLREEESPGPSHTASCLCGSAPCILCSCCPASRNSTVSRLIFTFFLFLGVLVSIIMLSPGVESQLYKLPWVCEEGAGIPTILQGHIDCGSLLGYRAVYRMCFATAAFFFFFTLLMLCVNSSRDPRAAIQNGFWFFKFLILVGLTVGAFYIPDGSFTNIWFYFGVVGSFLFILIQLVLLIDFAHSWNQRWLGKAEECDSRAWYAGLFFFTLLFYLLSIAAVALMFIYYTEPGGCHEGKVFISLNLTFCVCVSIAAVLPKVQDAQPNSGLLQASVITLYAMFVTWSALSSVPEQKCNPHLPTQLGNETVVAGPEGYETQWWDAPSIVGLIIFLLCTLFISVRSSDHRQVNSLMQTEECPPMLDATQQQQQVAACEGRAFDNEQDGVTYSYSFFHFCLVLASLHVMMTLTNWYKPGETRKMISTWTAVWVKICASWAGLLLYLWTLVAPLLLRNRDFS
- the SERINC2 gene encoding serine incorporator 2 isoform X2 gives rise to the protein MDGRMMRSMRLREEESPGPSHTASCLCGSAPCILCSCCPASRNSTVSRLIFTFFLFLGVLVSIIMLSPGVESQLYKLPWVCEEGAGIPTILQGHIDCGSLLGYRAVYRMCFATAAFFFFFTLLMLCVNSSRDPRAAIQNGFWFFKFLILVGLTVGAFYIPDGSFTNIWFYFGVVGSFLFILIQLVLLIDFAHSWNQRWLGKAEECDSRAWYAGLFFFTLLFYLLSIAAVALMFIYYTEPGGCHEGKVFISLNLTFCVCVSIAAVLPKVQDAQPNSGLLQASVITLYAMFVTWSALSSVPEQKCNPHLPTQLGNETVVAGPEGYETQWWDAPSIVGLIIFLLCTLFISVRSSDHRQVNSLMQTEECPPMLDATQQQQQVAACEGRAFDNEQDGVTYSYSFFHFCLVLASLHVMMTLTNWYKPGETRKMISTWTAVWVKICASWAGLLLYLWTLVAPLLLRNRDFS